CATTTACACTACCACCATACCACACAGAGCCTGTGAATATGAAGTTCATTCAGAGCTGGTATGTTACTAGGAGGAAGCAAAAGTATTTCAGAAGTCTCTCAACCTCTTACCATTACTCACAGTCAGAGAGGTCAAATGAACAAACAGCACTGATACGGTTGCAGTGCTCTTTGGCTGCCTTAAtttagtcacacacactttcaccgAAGAGAATAGCTTATCCTCATCTCCTCTTTGCTTctacttaaaaacaaacaacaacaaaaaaaaatccacaagcCCTCAGTGGTTCCATTGTTAAAGTAGGCCACTTACTCCCTCCACTAAAAAGGGGGATAGCTCACTTGTCGCTGGAATCCAGGAGCAGATAAGTCCCGTTCAAGGCCAACATCTTCAACCccaaagcacacagacagaaccaGCCCATGCAGATATGACAAACCAGTTATTTTTATTGAGAAAAACTGAGATGCTACAAAGCATCTTTGCCTACTCTACATGAACCTGTTCTCTTCTTATAAGTATTCAGCCTTTAAATTTAATCAAGGAAAGATTTGGTATGATTCAGAACTTGAGCATATTAAAAGTGACAGCCagcatattaaaaatgtacaatataaaaGACTATTGGATTTATTACATGAAATCACCTGCCCCAGTCTGTGTTGAATATTAGTGTCCTAAAGCAAATGGAAAGGTCATTTTAACAATAACTGTCATTTCCAtctaatgaattatttattcacCTTCAGTACAGCTGATATGGATATGAGTTTCCTTATTCataattttagattttgatttttttattattgtgtctAGAAATGTCAAGTTTAGCTTGTAAATGGTTATGTAATTTTAACTATTGTGCTCCATACTGTTCATAAAAGCGCCATCGTGTACAATAAGGTATACAGGGGTAATTATTTGAAGACAATTTTAAAGCTTTTGAACCagccataaaacattttcagaacagctaaaaaaaaaactattgctGGTAACATGGGAGTGCCCAGGCTGATACTGAGTAGCAAAAGCACCCTCTTCAGACCTGGGTGCTAAAGTGGCAGGTGCACTTTCAAACTCTGCAGCACAAGCGGTTATTCAGTGACATTTGGAGGTTTCGCTTACTGGATACCATCTTAACATAAGAGCggtgtataaataaatggctGTGCTGATCTGCACTTGCTCATTAGCACCAGTTAGCTGAGATGAGGAGGGAGCCACACGGTGTGAATGGCAGGTGAGAAGCTGCTGCTATCCTGCAGTGCTCTATTTCTGGGTGCAGAGCTCGACACGGCAAATGTCTTCACAAGAAGAGAAAGGTAGAACTCCATGGCTTCACAAGCTTTTGAAAACCAGTATAAAGGCTCcaaaacacaatcacactgGGTATTGTAGACTATGAAATTTGTTGTCGCTTGAAAAATTAGAAATACATGTGCTTGTGTACTCAAGTACTCGACTGCAACTTTATTGAACGCTTCACCTTCATTACAGTCACACTTCAGGTCACAGCAGGGAAGGATGGGAACCTGGCCTACCATAGCCATACCCTTAGAGAATACTTAAGGCCGAGGAACAACTGCACTGAAAGACGACGCTTGAGCCTGAAAACACTACATGCCACTACAGGACAATCAACCTAAGTTACTGGCAAAAGATGAAGGGCAGGTTTTCAGCTTAAGACATTCATAACAGAGTCAGAGACATACCCCTGCTAACAATCTTGTGTAGTCCAACTACTCTACACAAGTCAAACCAAAATCCAAGATCACAAATCTGGAGTCCCTCAAACAATCAACAAACAGCCAGAAAGAATCTTTcaaaaccaacccccccccaaaaaaaaaaccccagtagCTTCCAAAATGAGAGCAAGCGCGAAAGGGAAGCTCGCTCCAGCCAAGGTCAAAACTATgctaaaacagcacagcagccatGTACCCTCCTCAGACATGTGTAAGCAGTGTACTCTAATAGATCTTAGCCCCACTGCAGCAACTAcaaaatcagagagagagagagagagagagagaaaatatttgcAGCTGTCCATCTGGTGGTTAGGGGAACAATAGTAAATGTGTGTCCAAGAGTgtatggggggtggggagggggatgtccttgaaaacacagacacagcagtgagctTCATCGACTACTGAAACTGTTTTCCAACACTCTTCCACAACATCCCTtcaacagaacaaacacaaatcatAAAACTACGCATGCGTAGACACATTCCAGCTGGTGTTGTGGCATGTCAAagcctgtctctgcctctccagcAGCCTTAAAATACCTAAAAGGTCCTCttccttctccacacacacacctcttctaTTCCCCACCTCCTTTCCTATCTATTCCCATGTCTGTGCTCAGTCTAAATGTTGGATTCAGTGTAAAAGCAGTGACTCAGAATGGTCCAGTCTGAGGGGGACAAGTTTCTGTGATGCACACCTTTTCCTGCAACACTCTCACTTGCACTTGTGAACTCTCAAGTTAccaatgaacacacatgcaatctAAACTGtctgtgaagaaaaatgaacagTTCCATGCAAGAACTTTAACATCAATAAGAATTTCAACAGTAAGCAGTTTCTgataaattaacttttaaaaatacaggaATATACACAATTATGCATGACTGATTTCCAACAAGGTGAAAATTCATACTGATTTCTCTCACTAAGGCGTAGTGCTCAAACATACCctctcatacatacactgcCTAACAGCATAGTCTTACCTTCAAAGCACGCTTCTGAATATTTAGGCTAATAGTTATAAGAATAAAGAGCCCTCTGAGTAAAACTGAGCTGTTGTATTTTTGGAAACTGTACTAAGGATTCCAAAAGTCTGTtgcagaggaggaaaaaaaagccatcCCTCTAAAATAGGCCTGACCCAGAACACAGTGAAACTTGAATGTAGGCTTTGTTGGGCAAACAACCAAGGAAATCAACTACAAAGTGTCAAAGAAAACCTGATCACTGAAATTAGGTCAAAGAGGTAAGATACATTTATTGGGTCTTACCCACTACAGATGAGCCCAGCCAGACTGCATTCCTGGCATAGTGTTTTCAGTTTTGACATCAGAGTTACAAAAACAAGATTTCTGACAAAAACCCATCTGTACTTTCAGATCAGCAACTAAATGGCAAGGGCCCACTGATACTGCCTTGAGCACTGAGGGAAACCAGACAGATACGGTCATGTTGATGTCATCTACATAGTAAATCTCAGTTATGATTGGCAGATACAGGAAAGGCAACATCAGCCACCAGTTATATTAAGACAAAGTAATTCAATTTAGCTCcgtccttgtgtgtgtgctaaagagagagcaaaggtATTAGACTATTTAATCACTTATGCAAATTTTAGAACTGCAAACACAGGCGATCAGACCATAGCATAATGACTGACTCATGCAGCTTGAACCTACAACCACGAGAAAGATCTTAAGTCATGAAATACATGCAAGTGGAGTTCAGTGTGAATACATCACTGAAGTGGCAAGTGaacagggttttgtttttttttttgggggggggggggtagtagTGATTGCAAATTAGTGTCTTTACACACCGTCTGAATTGAGTTTACCCTGACAGACCAAATAACTACAAGAGACAAAACAGACAAGTAAAGGCACAAAGAAAAACGAAGCTAAATTAAGTGAGACATTCAGCAAAAGAGGACAAGTCAGCAGCAATTTGTGGTGAAGGTCTAAAACCAATAGACTATTTACCAAAGAAAAAGtaagaaatgaaaacaagaaaCTCAGGTTTATTTAGTATGACCACCTACCACCATGGGTGAGAAGAGCAAGAACTACCTGCATTTGCCAGGTGTTTACTTCTGTGCCTGTCATAATGGAACATTAATGATGCATCTTATGGTTTATTGTAAAAATCTCATCAAATCTTGCGAACAGAGGGAAAGACTTTCCAACATTTTACAGACACCCTCTACATTTGTCCATTATAGTATTTTAGCTAGTCAATCCATGAGAGACAGTGTTAATGCTGACTAAGGTTTACATTTGAATGTGAAAAGCCAATCCTTTTGGTTTGGCCCGATTCCAAGTAATACCTCGAACTTTGGAGCACATACTCAACACTCCCTGTACTGACCAACAATAACTTACGTACGTACATTAAAAGTTCGGTACTTTTAACACGTAAAGAACTTGGGGTACACATAATTTAAGAAGTTACAAACTCTATAGCGTTTAAGTCCACCATTACTTCAGGCGTGTGGTCAGCACAGTCCGGAAACCGGAGAGCCGATGACACAGCCTTTTAAAGCATGCATTCCtactggggaggggggggggggttgttccTTCgggaaaaatgtgtaaataaagcaGTGGACGTCTTCCTTTAAAGCTTATGTTTTACCCCGTTACATTTCCGCTCAAAATTCTACACTTTCgaacacagacagagtgaggtGACCGCAGGCGGAGGAACTAACTGTACGTGTTTTTAAAAGTGCTCAAACCCTTCCGTGTTTGACGGACACACCCGTGTAACAGTAAACCCAGTCATTACAGCGTTTCAAAAATGATACGTCTCAAAAGCGCACTCAAACTGGTTTAAAACCACATCAGCCACCAAGGCCATTCTTCACAAACCCAGTCTGGTACTTGGAGATACGCTGTGCATTCTCCCGAGAAAACCTGCGAGTATTAACATGTCCCGTCCCCTTCTGGACTCCACAGGTCAAGGTAGACACACCCGCAGGGAAATCGGGAAAAAATCCCAAGCATGTCTACCTTTAAGTAGAGAGCTCGCCCTCGGACACTTACACCACCATCGCAAATGACTCACGCCAAAGTCGGACGAACCGGGAAATTAGTAAGCGATCAGTCGGTAGTCCCGTAATGCGCTGACCTCATGTTTTACACCGGGGGGTTACATTGTGTGCAAATGCAAAAAGGGAGTTACAAAGAAAACAGCCGACCACGCCTGTcccttcccctcccccacacacacacacgcccatgcATCGAAGAGCTACTCAACAGGTTCCTACCTACAAACTTGGATGCTGGCGACAACTTTCCGTTTAAGTTAAAATAACGAAGCACCGTGTTTCGCCTTTTAGTTGCACAATTCAGTCTAGTTACGGATGCAAATCTGCCGAATGATGACTGCATGTCAGGTTAAATCGCATGTAacaaaagatatttaaaaaaaaatactcggACAGAAGAGTAAAAAGTAGCTACCTAGCTGACGTTAtgattaaattttaattaatgtccAACCAATACTTCGAAACTGGTGCCCAGTCAGATTTCGATAGAGCACTTCCGCAAGTGCAGGTGTTGACTCGGGCCTTGTCCACCTTGATAAAACAATCCGAGCTCGCGTTTACCTTTAACCGTTTCGTTTGCGATACACGCATATCTgcagatttattaaaaacacagtgaaCAATATAAAATCCCACTTAATGCCTAGAATAAATATACAATCAACATGTCAgccaaattacaaaaaaaagtgtgcaaCGAAAAAGAAATCAATATGTCTTGGACCCGGACCAAGCATGAAGTGGTTTTGGTAGGAAAAGTACCTCACtgttagctggctggctagctaaatTGGCACCGAAATACCAAGTGCCTTTTGAAACTGTGTCAACGAAACAAATTTGTTTTGGTTAGCTAGTTACAAAAAGAACTACCAAGAATATAAGCAACTAAACGAAAGTCAAGAACTTCAATTCAAGTTATCCCGAAAATATGACAGACCACCGACTCGGCTGCATGCTTCACCGCTGGGATTGCTCCTTATGCGACACACAAATACGCAAACAGGTTGTGGGTTATAAACCTATGAACGGTCCAGATTAAACCTAACATTACCACGTTTctttaaaatggtattttttaCAGTAGTTGAATCAAACGCGAATCGTAGTTGTTCAGTCGTTAGCTAGCAAACTAGGTAGagttactagctagctaactttacTAGCATGCTAACTTGCTAAAATATTTAGCTAGCGTTAGGTTTTGAACGAGACAGCTAACGTTGTCCAGGTAACTTAAGTTTCCGACCCAACAAATCAAGGAGCGCATTAGCGAAAACCCAAACCTTTTTAGGACGACAGAAATTTTCACTCACATGCgcttaaaaaaattaaaaataaagagttCAGAAATTCTACCTTTGTTTTGCGCACGTCCGATGTGTGGTTGTGGTCTTGGCCTATAGAAACAGGCTCCAGATAGCCTAGCTACCGATTTTCCAAGCACTTAGGAAGTAATTGTAATTCCAGCGGCTGTAAATGTGGGCGTCCTGGCCCGCTGCGCCACACAAAGTGTCTGGCCTACTACGCTCGACGTTTCCTTACTTAAGTTAGCTGCACCGTTCCCATTCAAACGCATGTGGACAAACGTAGGCCAAAATGGACAGAAACGTTGCTGTGCTTTCGAAAACCTACCTAGCTATCTCGCTCGCCTCGTTCGCTCCTCTTTTCCTCGTTCCCAGTTTCGCTCCtgacccctccctcccctgcgCAGTCCGGGATAGGGCGGGGATGGGAATTCTTCAGTGGATGTCAGACTCAAACGATATTTTGCCTATTGcaacccacaaacaaacaaaaaagatcatAACACGCGTTCAAAACTATAactgttaacacacacaatttaattGTCATTTATTCTGATATGTCCGGAATAATGTGTTCGCGGACTGGAACTGTTATCACACCTCCCGTTTAGTTAATCACATGGCCAATCATTTTAAATCAATCGGGTCTCCCGTTTACAACCTAATTACAGACGAAGCACTTGTGCCGAGAGCGCCATCTCGTGGTTAAGAACATGCAGGTCGAGTGATCCAAACCACCTTTATGCAAGacgaatgaaaaaaagaaaaacagattaGATGTGAACCATACAGTTCAATGAAACGATAATATATCTGTTGTATAAGTGCAAGCTTACTATTTTAgagaatacataataaaatataggTAGTGATCTTAATTTTTAATTGCTATTTATTTGGCTTTCTTCTTTATTACAGTTTAATCCgtttattattacagtattacagtttattattatgattaaatatatatctatatatggtTTTTTGGTTCAGTCCACAAAGTTGGGATTTATATGGGATATGGGATACAGGTCAGGACTTTGTCAGGGCTactctttctgtttgttggGTTTAAGACAGTTTGTCACATCCTTTGAATGTAGAAGAGTTGTGAACGCGCCTGCGTTCCGTTATTTCAAAATCCCGCGCAATTGCACTTTCATTTTCCTTGCCATTGAATAATGCTATTGGAGAAAACACTGGCCTCTCAAGTAGATGCGTTTGTAAATGTTTCAATTACAATTAAAGTACGGTTCAAACGCTTTAAAAGCAGCAAAAGGCGATTGTGTTGTTAGGAGATTTTAGCTATCAACTTGTTATAGCCTAGAAAACTGCATGAAACAgtgtaaaatgtcattttaaactgAGGGGATTTTCTAATTACTGTAGTCGGAAGGTTGTTAGACGTGTTATCTCAGTCGTATATAAATTGGTGAATTGATATATTATTTggtatgtacattttttttggcGTAATAAGATGTTAGCTTTAACGCTGTGCATAGGTTTTAACGTTTCAAAAGGAAACCTGTTGGCCTGGGAGATTAGAAAACAGGCCCTAAAATCTGGATAAGGCTCACTCGAGAGAATTTGCTGGCGTGTAGAGCTTCTGTTCACTGCCGTGTGTAAACTCATAAATTGCATTTGACGTAGTGTCTTAGAAattgccaatttttttttttattgatagcattaaaaaacaaaacaaaacaattatattgttataattatacatatatacatatatatatatatatatatatatatatatatatatatatatatatatatatatgtgtgtgtgtgtgtgtgtgtgtgtgtgtgtgtgtgtgtgtatatatataatatatatatataatatatatatataatatatatataatatttatcttatttaGAGTCTTAGCCTAACAGAAGTCTAAAAGAAACCCCATGACCTTGAGTATTATAAGGaaatgataaacacaaagaGGAACATAATTCTTGCGCAGTATAAATTACCAAATTAACTGCACAATAAACCGTTGAAAGCATAATTAAAATAGGGACACATTGATTATTGACcattatttcacttttaaatcAACACTTTCCCTCCTAAATGCACCTCATATGACTTTCAAGACATCTTTTATGCAGCCATGGAGAGTGCAACCATAGGTCACTGAAATGTTGGTTTTATCTCAATCATCCATACAGCTAGACTGCTTGATCTGTATGCTCTCTGTACTATCACAGTAGTGCATGCAGTAGAATGCCAGCAATGAAGCATGTGGGGGATAGTAGCTGTTTAGAGCAAAGCCAAAACCACATTTGCAGCAATAACTTACAGAATAAGTAGGAGAGAGTGCCTACTACTGTGCGCACAGACTTCTGCTTTGGCTGGACAGACAATAACATACTTTCTTAGACACTTGGTGTGGAAGCAGAGAAAGATGCTGGGATCTGACAGGGAATCTGGGACAAAAGTTCGATACAGACTGACTTTGGTTACAGGACTACTGGAGTGCCTATTTTTTGCTGGAGTTGTGTTTGGGTGGGCTTCACTTGTATTTGTCCTGAAGACAGATGGATACTTCAGTGATCACTGTGTCAATGAGACTAAAGCCAATGACACAGGTAAGGACACATTTAAATAGTGTATTAAATTTGTTAAGAAACAGTTGTTTGGTTTTCAGTTATTTCAGATTACATGAGGTAACACCTCCCCCAGCCACATACACTTGCATACACGTGTTCATTttgattctctttctcccaggcTGCAGTGCTCAAGATAAGCAGTTCTCACTTGTCTTCACAGTTGCTTCTTTTATGAACAACTTTCTCACTTTACCCAATGGCTTCGTCTTTGACCACCTTGGAACAATGGCCACCAGATTTCTGGCAATGTGAGTTCCTTGAAATAGACCGACAGCAGTGGATGATATAATCTTGGTAAACTGCACAGTAACATCCATCAGTGCCAGGGAGTTTTCTGATGAAGTCATAAAAATGTTCATCAAAAATATTGGGTGTTGGTTTATAGACTGTAGAAGTCATTGACAGCAGTATAATCCTTAATGCAGATTACtactttaaagtttttaaaataaaataatgtttattgcattattattgGGATGTAGTATGTGACATTGTGGACACACTGATGCAGAGATTAATGGAATGCTGGCTGGGTGCTAACCAGGGTGTGCCATAGGATTTGCTCATGTTTTTCCGCTTTTATGATGATATTGGCTCAAACACCTGAAGTCTTTATTATTTGCCTACTATGCAGTTAACATTTGTCTGAGGTGCACTACTTGTATTGTATTTAAAGTTTCTAAGTCAATGGGCCTCATAGATAAATGAGATTGATAAATAGGATGCAAAATACTGTAAAGTCAcaattaagggaaaaaaaagaaaatgaaaataatctttattttgttttcatagaGTACTGTATACTACAGGAACGTTGCTTGTGGCATTGTGTAGTAAAGGTAATAAATAGAACTCACACActaaaataatgtttactaAGGTACTCTGGTGGGCTGAATAAATGACTCATTTTACTCTTTTCCAGCTCTGGCATTCCTGTTTTTCCCAGCTCTTTCATTTATCGCTGTGGGGGgtattttgtttcttctcaCAAACATACAGGTATTAACTAGCATACATACTGTTTaagtacatttttctttaaatataacTATAATGCCTAGATACCCACTGACTAAGCTGCTTGTATCTCATGTTATTTGCAGTctatcattaaaataaataaaaatgaatgttttcttcCACACCACTAGGTTGGGAACCTTTTTGGTACTCATCGTTCCACCATCATTACTCTTTACAATGGTGCCTTTGACTCTTCATCTGCAATTTTCCTGATCATCAAGGTAAGGAATAGGCCTAATTACAAAACATCCAAACTGCAAAACATAAGGGAACATTTTTACATTGACAGcactttacatttatattaaaagaAACTTAATGTACAGAGTTACCAAACataattatttacttttgcCTATTgaatctgtttatttaatttgcaattaaatataaattacagGCTTGAATAATCAGACCCAATATCTTTTCATGAAGGTGTTGTATGAGAAAGGGATCTCTCTTCGCAcatctttcctcttcctctgtgcctGTAATGTCATTCATCTTCTGCGGACGCTTTTCCTCATGCCCAAATCACATGTCCCCTATCCGGTCCCAAAGAACTACAAATATGGGTGAAAACATTATGACTTACAGTCGTTCAATTACTTATACTGCCTGAACATAAACCCTGACTTTCAGTTCCTCTCATGGTACAGGATCAGTTGTGGTAAATCAGCCAGCTACAACATGGAAGAGTGTGAGACACAACAAGAGCTGAACTATTTCTCAGACAGCAataggaaagacagagacagtgagccATTTGAGACCAATGACTCATCTCAAATGGAAAACCTTACAAAGAAAGGTACTGCTTGGCCACTACCTGAGGGAAAAATGcagtgattaaaatgttttttgtttttattaaactaTACATCATACTACATGAGTTTGAAATGGGAGGCCATTAAGACTTTAAGGCCATTAAGGCCAAGACTTTAATCTTTAACCAAAGTGATTGAGACACCCAGTTATGCCCCTGTTCTTATTCTGTTTcctataatctctctctctctttctctccctctctcgccctctccaGGCAGCAGCTTTAAGAGCTGTGTTCTATCCTGGTTCT
This region of Electrophorus electricus isolate fEleEle1 chromosome 11, fEleEle1.pri, whole genome shotgun sequence genomic DNA includes:
- the slc43a3a gene encoding solute carrier family 43 member 3a isoform X2 produces the protein MLGSDRESGTKVRYRLTLVTGLLECLFFAGVVFGWASLVFVLKTDGYFSDHCVNETKANDTGCSAQDKQFSLVFTVASFMNNFLTLPNGFVFDHLGTMATRFLAIVLYTTGTLLVALCSKALAFLFFPALSFIAVGGILFLLTNIQVGNLFGTHRSTIITLYNGAFDSSSAIFLIIKVLYEKGISLRTSFLFLCACNVIHLLRTLFLMPKSHVPYPVPKNYKYGISCGKSASYNMEECETQQELNYFSDSNRKDRDSEPFETNDSSQMENLTKKGSSFKSCVLSWFFLWHLTWLSVMQLRHYLFIGTLNPMLHQLAKNDATLVSQYTNAFAFTQLSGILCAPWNGLLMDRHKRKALNPGETEKEADLRSSVLSLFLTSLQCLLFSVCASIPLLPLQYATFILQVLNRSFLYGGNAAFISIAFPAQHFGKMYGLVMSLSAVVSLLQYPCFALVEALEGNPFYKTGQSEREHTEHMK
- the slc43a3a gene encoding solute carrier family 43 member 3a isoform X1 gives rise to the protein MLGSDRESGTKVRYRLTLVTGLLECLFFAGVVFGWASLVFVLKTDGYFSDHCVNETKANDTGCSAQDKQFSLVFTVASFMNNFLTLPNGFVFDHLGTMATRFLAIVLYTTGTLLVALCSKALAFLFFPALSFIAVGGILFLLTNIQVGNLFGTHRSTIITLYNGAFDSSSAIFLIIKVLYEKGISLRTSFLFLCACNVIHLLRTLFLMPKSHVPYPVPKNYKYGISCGKSASYNMEECETQQELNYFSDSNRKDRDSEPFETNDSSQMENLTKKGSSFKSCVLSWFFLWHLTWLSVMQLRHYLFIGTLNPMLHQLAKNDATLVSQYTNAFAFTQLSGILCAPWNGLLMDRHKRKALNPGETEKEADLRSSVLSLFLTSLQCLLFSVCASIPLLPLQYATFILQVLNRSFLYGGNAAFISIAFPAQHFGKMYGLVMSLSAVVSLLQYPCFALVEALEGNPFYVNLSLTILTLLTFIHPLNVFLHCRRLASQRGSTQSI